DNA from Rosa rugosa chromosome 6, drRosRugo1.1, whole genome shotgun sequence:
TACACATGTGGGCAAACGATATACTTAGGTAGTAGCTCTTATATGTTGTGTCCCAAATGCCAGAAAGGGAAAGCCATCATATGTATCTTCGCTcgtctctactactataaatggaAGCCTAATTTTGGTGTCATAGGCTTTaccaaaatttaaaacacgtAAAATACcctttatttaataaattattaCATCagcatatttttatttttaaagattaaaaatattttttattttagttgtTAGATAAAcataaaatgaaaacaaacaaatttaaGAGAATAATCACACGTTCCTCTCATCGACTATCCGTGCGAACACAGGGGTTAAAGGCTAGTTAGTAATAACCTAGCAACCTCCTTTAAAAGAAAATATCTAAACTAAATAAAAGAACACTTTTGTTCTTTTTAGAGTATATATTTATTAGAATTATTAATAGTTCTATGACCGGTAGTCGAACGTAAATGTACTCAATAGTAGGTCTAATATGTTGTGCCCCCAATGGCCAAAAACAGGCCGAACGTGTGTATTTTCACTCAATATGAATAAAATGAGGTCCTCctttagaaaataaataaataaagtttGAATCGTTCATTGCCATTACGATTATAGATTTTGTGGGATTTAATTGTTGACTATTTCATTATGATTGTAACCAAAGTTAGCAATTTACTAAATTCAAtttttcattcaatcataaaacTAAACCTCACAAAATTCTCAAACGTCATAAAATGATTGAGCTAGGTAATCAATCCATTACACCATTGTCCGAATTCTCCATAAAACATCACAACTTTTGAATCGAATAACCTAATTCTTCCTACACATCGGATTGCTTCAAGGCAACACAAAATCTTTTCAAGGCTATATATTAATTGAACAtttgaaaaattaaaagaaaaacatttttaaaaaagaaagaaagaaagaaagaaaagaacaagataAGATTCGTCGGTTCCAAAATTAGGGGTTGGAAGATATATATGTAGAGAGCGAGggggtggaaaaaaaaaatgcaaataagGATAAGATTAGTAATAAGTAGACTCTCTCTATATATCTATTAAATATTACTCGTTTTCGGTCTTTCTACAATTTCTGCTGCTCTCTTCTATTCCATGTGGGCTGCAGCTCAACTTCCACTGCTGCTTCCTCGTTACTTCCCCTCTGAAAGCTGCTCCCCATTTTCTAATTCTCATCTTTGAAAGATTCGTCGGCTACTACCCTGTTCTTCATATGATCGGTGAGTCTTATACTCTTATACcatgtttgatttttttttttttttcaatttattttttttctggaaATGATCGTACCCTTTTGCTTGTTCTACTTTGTTTAATCCCACAAATTCAAAACGTTGTTGTCTGAATCTGGGTTCCAACACTCTGCTCTGTCTTTTCCTCGGACCAAACGTTTTTATCTTGTCTGATTTTGCTTGGCTAAGCCAGAACAAACAAAGAATATTGCTGCTGTATGAATCTGGCTTTGTTTTcgtattttgtgaattttcgTAATTCTGGAAGAAGTAAGACAAACAGGGTTGGTGGAAGTTGtagagaaaaataagaaaaaaaatttgggtgTTGAAAAAAAATTGGATCTTGGAATTTGGTACTGATTGATAGAATGGAATTTGGGTGTTGTTAATTGGGGTTTAGGTAGCGGTCATTTTCATGTCTAGTTTTGGCATATATTCTGGTGAATTGTTTGCTAAAAGATTATTATTCCTTCAAATTTTGGgtttttaatatttttctttctttctttcttatccAGAATAAAGAGTATGGGGGTTATCCATTTAAGCATTGGCTAAGCAGCCTTTTGTTGTAACCATAGTGTTGGAGTTGGGGGGTTCTGCCTAGTGCTGTGGTTTTTTGTCTTCTAAATACTTCTTGTGGATCTTGAATTGTGGAAATCTGAAACCAGAACAGAAGGAAACCACCTTCATTTTCTGATTTCGAGTCGAATTCTTATGCACCCGACACACTTTAATTCCCATATTTATATTCTCCTTCTCCTTTTCAGTTTTCATGCAGTAGCTAGCAGCCTAGGAGAAAAATCATTGGTAATTTTGCTTTTTGGTTTCGAATTTGTTTGCGAGTGCATACAAAATTAGAGTTTCTTGACTTCCGTTAGCTGTTTCGCACAATTGTTTGATTTATGGTATTATTTCTTGATGCAGGATCAAGAAATATGATGTTGGATTTCGCTTAGAGATCCAAACTATATTCTCCGTGTAAGAGATGGTTGCAGACTCGTGGTTTCGCAGTCTCTGGAGGACAAAAAAGAAGCACGAGGATGGTCCTGAGAAAGCAGTGATTAGAGTTTTGGCCTTTGAAGTAGCAAGCTTGATGTCTAAGCTAGTCCAGTTATGGCAATTTCTGAGTGATAAACAAGTGGCTAGGCTCAGAGAGGAAATTTCAAATTCAGTGGGTATAAGAAAGCTTGTGTCAGATGATGATGATTATATTGGAGGTTTAATATGCATCGAGTTGTTCGAGAATATGGTCCGTGTGGCAAAATCTGTGGACAGGCTTGGGAGGAATTGTACTGATCCTAGTTTGAAGGGTTTTGAGACTGCTATTAGTGATTTGATCAATTACGGTGTTGACACTTATGGATGGCAATTATCATGGAAAAAGATGGAGAGGAAGGCCAAGAAGATGGAGAGGTTCATTTCAATAAATGCAAATTTGTATGAAGAGATGGAAGTTCTTTCAGAGCTTGAACAGACGTTGAGTAGAATGAAAGGCAGTGGTGACTTAGATGGTGTTAATTTGCCGGAGTTTCAAAAGAAGGTAGTGTGGAAGCGGCAGGAGGTGAAGAATTTGAAAGAGGTCTCTCTGTGGAACAGAACTTATGACTATACAGTCCTCCTTTTAGCAAGATCTCTCTTCACAATATTCGGTAGGATCAAGCATGTCTTTGGAGTTCAACAGATGGCAGATGGTGAATCCAAAGATTCTGATCACATTAGTCGTAGTCATTCAGTGTCTGCAATAATACAGCCTTCAGTCCAACCATCTGAGAACGGTCTTCCAAGATTTGCCTCAGGTCCCCTTGGGAGGTTTGCTGCTACATCAGGGCCAATTTcgaaaacacacaaaaccaaCAATTTCTTTTCAGGCCCTCTTGGTGGCTCCAGCACAAAATCAGGCCCTATTTCAGCAAAAAAGAAAGATGTCAACTTCTTTTCAGGTCCTCTTGGGAAGTCAACAAAATCAGGCCCAATTGCTGCAACTAATAGAACCATCAGGAAGTTCTGGAAGTCTCGTGATCACTCAGTCACTAATCATGAGAAGAAACCACCTACAAAGCCCAATAGGTTGACTCAAGTTGGACCTTTTAAAGGATGCATGATAAGCAATTCACCTGTCACCAATTGCTACTTGAATTCAAATGGTGTTCGTTCAGCAATTCTCAATGTAGCCAGAGATGCCAATGGAGACATTTTGGCTTCTGGCAGCAAACTTCATCCTAGTCCGTCAATCTTCAG
Protein-coding regions in this window:
- the LOC133713971 gene encoding protein PSK SIMULATOR 1; this encodes MVADSWFRSLWRTKKKHEDGPEKAVIRVLAFEVASLMSKLVQLWQFLSDKQVARLREEISNSVGIRKLVSDDDDYIGGLICIELFENMVRVAKSVDRLGRNCTDPSLKGFETAISDLINYGVDTYGWQLSWKKMERKAKKMERFISINANLYEEMEVLSELEQTLSRMKGSGDLDGVNLPEFQKKVVWKRQEVKNLKEVSLWNRTYDYTVLLLARSLFTIFGRIKHVFGVQQMADGESKDSDHISRSHSVSAIIQPSVQPSENGLPRFASGPLGRFAATSGPISKTHKTNNFFSGPLGGSSTKSGPISAKKKDVNFFSGPLGKSTKSGPIAATNRTIRKFWKSRDHSVTNHEKKPPTKPNRLTQVGPFKGCMISNSPVTNCYLNSNGVRSAILNVARDANGDILASGSKLHPSPSIFSSKYKLLDAPPETLGAAALALHYANVVIVIEKLVASPHLIGLDARDDLYNMLPASVRAALRARLKPYSKSLTSSVYDTVLAGEWNEAMAGILEWLAPLAHNMIRWQSERSFEQQTLVSRTHVLLVQTLYFANQQKTEATITELLVGLNYIWRFGREVNAKALLDCDSNRTYDDFLDMDG